One Halomonas sp. M4R1S46 genomic window carries:
- a CDS encoding DUF4212 domain-containing protein has protein sequence MADEKSNAEAYWAANLRLIAGCLVVWALVSYGFAILLRPLLASIPVGGTDLGFWFAQQGSILTFIGIIFFYAWKMNRLDKKFGLGE, from the coding sequence ATGGCAGATGAGAAATCCAATGCCGAAGCCTACTGGGCGGCCAACCTCCGCCTCATTGCCGGCTGCCTGGTCGTCTGGGCGCTGGTGTCCTACGGCTTCGCCATCCTGCTGCGCCCGCTGCTCGCGAGCATTCCCGTCGGCGGCACCGACCTGGGCTTCTGGTTCGCGCAGCAGGGATCGATCCTGACCTTCATCGGCATCATCTTCTTCTACGCGTGGAAGATGAACCGGCTGGACAAAAAGTTCGGGCTTGGGGAGTAA